A genomic stretch from Haloferax sp. Atlit-12N includes:
- a CDS encoding flippase activity-associated protein Agl23, translating to MSTDSGTETVTRSRALLALSGAVVVALLVRLVDLGGRIFHWDEGRVGYWILRYHETGEFSYRPIIHGPFLPVVNDYLFAVLPATDFTARLPVALVGGLLPLSVWLFREHLRRDEMVALALFFAANPLLVYYSRFMRNDVLVAAFSFVALGFVVRAYDTGRLAYLIPAGVSFATGSAAKENYVVYLACFLGAVFLVFDHRLLARTSAGESARDILFSELPASIRERLRARGAGSLGYGAIRYAAGVLGGLSAFLAVFVFFYAPRPDLWNALGGSTAVLPVLEAGTVGAVSEMFGSWLGGGHQSHEYLPYLKDFLETFVYGAPVLIVFALVGIVVDRYGVVAGRVRWLVAFATYWGVVSIFGYPLATDIQAPWVVVHAVVPLAIPAAVGAAFVFRSGVQALDAKDTVGVGLAALVLVASVGGVAAANVDYWNASTDEDKEVLQWAQPENDLKATLDDVERVSAANPGTDVLLYGTHPPDSDETHFYVSNESNPLGGPSWHSRLPFPWYFEGSGVERTSSAPDANVSEVTADAPPVVIAYEWDRTELEPELDGYVVRQHAFKLWSEDVVVFIDEDALEAANETQD from the coding sequence ATGAGTACTGACAGTGGGACCGAGACGGTCACTCGGTCCCGTGCCCTCCTGGCGCTTTCGGGCGCGGTGGTCGTCGCCCTCCTCGTCCGCCTCGTCGACCTCGGCGGCCGCATCTTCCACTGGGACGAAGGCCGCGTCGGCTACTGGATTCTGCGCTATCACGAGACCGGCGAGTTCTCCTACCGGCCCATCATCCACGGCCCGTTTCTCCCCGTCGTCAACGACTATCTCTTCGCCGTCCTTCCGGCGACCGACTTCACGGCTCGACTCCCCGTGGCGCTCGTCGGCGGCCTGCTCCCGCTTTCGGTCTGGCTGTTCCGAGAGCATCTCCGCCGCGACGAGATGGTCGCGCTCGCGCTCTTCTTCGCGGCGAACCCGCTTTTGGTCTACTACTCGCGGTTCATGCGCAACGACGTGCTGGTGGCCGCCTTCTCGTTCGTCGCGCTCGGCTTCGTCGTCCGCGCGTACGACACCGGCCGCCTCGCCTACCTCATCCCCGCGGGCGTCTCCTTCGCGACCGGTTCGGCGGCCAAGGAGAACTACGTCGTCTACCTCGCGTGTTTCCTCGGCGCGGTGTTCCTCGTCTTCGACCACCGACTGCTCGCCCGCACCTCGGCCGGCGAGTCCGCCCGCGACATCCTCTTTTCGGAACTGCCCGCAAGTATCCGCGAACGACTTCGCGCACGCGGGGCGGGGAGTCTCGGTTACGGCGCGATTCGGTACGCCGCAGGTGTCCTCGGGGGGCTGTCCGCCTTCCTCGCCGTCTTCGTCTTCTTCTACGCGCCGCGGCCCGACCTCTGGAACGCCCTCGGCGGCTCAACTGCGGTTCTGCCCGTCCTCGAAGCCGGGACCGTCGGCGCGGTCTCCGAGATGTTCGGCAGTTGGCTCGGCGGCGGCCACCAGTCCCACGAGTACCTCCCGTACCTGAAGGACTTCCTCGAAACGTTCGTCTACGGTGCGCCGGTGCTCATCGTCTTCGCGCTCGTCGGCATCGTCGTGGACCGGTACGGCGTCGTCGCCGGACGGGTCCGCTGGCTCGTCGCCTTCGCGACCTACTGGGGCGTCGTGAGCATCTTCGGCTACCCGCTGGCGACCGACATCCAAGCGCCGTGGGTCGTCGTCCACGCGGTCGTCCCGCTGGCGATTCCAGCCGCCGTCGGCGCGGCGTTCGTCTTCCGCTCCGGCGTGCAGGCGCTCGACGCCAAGGACACGGTCGGCGTCGGCCTCGCGGCGCTCGTGCTCGTCGCTTCGGTCGGCGGCGTCGCGGCCGCCAACGTCGACTACTGGAACGCCTCGACCGACGAGGACAAGGAGGTGCTCCAGTGGGCCCAACCCGAAAACGACCTCAAGGCCACGCTCGACGACGTGGAGCGCGTGTCGGCCGCCAACCCCGGAACCGACGTGCTCCTGTACGGGACCCACCCGCCGGACAGCGACGAGACGCACTTCTACGTCTCCAACGAGTCGAATCCGCTCGGCGGGCCCTCGTGGCACAGTCGACTCCCGTTCCCGTGGTACTTCGAGGGCTCGGGCGTCGAGCGCACCAGTAGCGCACCGGACGCGAACGTCTCCGAGGTGACCGCCGACGCGCCGCCGGTCGTCATCGCCTACGAGTGGGATCGAACCGAACTCGAACCCGAACTCGACGGCTACGTCGTGCGCCAGCACGCCTTCAAACTCTGGAGCGAGGACGTGGTCGTCTTCATCGACGAGGACGCGCTCGAAGCCGCGAACGAGACGCAGGACTGA
- a CDS encoding ABC transporter permease, with amino-acid sequence MSVLDDLFRRVPALLMARRNLSRNRIRSGLAVLGIIIGVLAIASLGMFGTTLRTGATQQLGDIGNEISVSPNFQEGIEELTERDVDEIRRAVTDGAVVPVRSESKLVSRGDRQTVSTVYGMENPGALYEAEEGRIPDRLRQGALVGSGTAGLLDVEPGNTISVDGRTYRVAAVLAEQGGISLVSPNNAVIVPVEDVNGTGYSQVVVSADSGQAANESAVAIREALNEREERVSVFELQSITAGINEFFGILNAFLIGIGSISLVVAGVSILNVMLMSTIERRQEIGVLRAVGVQRGDVIRMILAEAGLLGVAGGVIGAILAVGAGVALNAFVLNDPLATFQAANLLYIVLAVGFGVGTSVLSGLYPAWKAANERPVEALRK; translated from the coding sequence GTGAGCGTCCTCGACGACCTCTTCCGGCGCGTTCCCGCGCTGTTGATGGCGCGTCGGAACCTCTCGCGCAACCGCATCCGCTCGGGGCTCGCCGTCCTCGGCATCATCATCGGCGTCCTCGCCATCGCGTCGCTCGGCATGTTCGGCACGACGCTCCGCACCGGCGCGACCCAGCAACTCGGCGACATCGGCAACGAGATCAGCGTCTCGCCCAACTTCCAAGAGGGAATCGAAGAACTGACCGAGCGCGACGTCGACGAGATTCGGCGCGCCGTCACCGACGGCGCGGTCGTCCCCGTTCGCTCGGAATCGAAACTCGTCTCGCGGGGTGATCGACAGACTGTCTCCACGGTCTACGGGATGGAGAACCCCGGCGCGCTCTACGAGGCCGAAGAGGGCCGCATCCCCGACCGGCTCAGACAGGGCGCACTCGTCGGCTCCGGCACCGCCGGCCTGCTCGACGTCGAGCCCGGAAACACCATCTCCGTGGACGGCCGGACTTACCGCGTCGCGGCCGTGCTCGCCGAACAGGGCGGTATCTCGCTCGTCAGCCCGAACAACGCCGTCATCGTCCCCGTCGAGGACGTAAATGGTACGGGCTACTCGCAGGTCGTCGTCAGCGCCGACTCCGGGCAGGCCGCGAACGAGTCAGCGGTCGCCATCCGCGAGGCCCTCAACGAGCGCGAAGAGCGCGTCTCGGTGTTCGAACTCCAGTCCATCACGGCGGGCATCAACGAGTTCTTCGGCATCCTCAACGCCTTCCTCATCGGCATCGGCTCCATCTCGCTGGTCGTCGCCGGCGTGAGCATCCTGAACGTCATGCTCATGAGCACCATCGAGCGCCGCCAAGAAATCGGCGTCCTCCGCGCCGTCGGCGTCCAGCGCGGCGACGTGATTCGCATGATTCTCGCCGAGGCCGGCCTGCTCGGCGTCGCCGGGGGCGTCATCGGCGCGATACTCGCGGTCGGCGCGGGCGTCGCGCTCAACGCGTTCGTCCTGAACGACCCGCTTGCGACCTTCCAAGCGGCGAACCTCCTCTACATCGTCCTCGCGGTCGGGTTCGGCGTCGGAACCAGCGTCCTCTCGGGGCTGTACCCGGCGTGGAAGGCGGCCAACGAGCGGCCGGTGGAGGCGCTCAGGAAGTAG
- the ribH gene encoding 6,7-dimethyl-8-ribityllumazine synthase: MVSLGLVVARFNSSVTEQMEDAARDAAAERDAEVAETIQVPGAYDSPLAADRLARRDDIDAVVVIGAIVTGDTDHDRVIADATAKSLTEVSLDRDKPVSFGVSGPGMSGAEARERISKGAEAVYAATDMVEALA, from the coding sequence ATGGTCTCACTCGGACTCGTCGTGGCCCGATTCAACTCGTCGGTCACGGAGCAGATGGAGGATGCGGCCCGCGACGCGGCCGCCGAGCGCGACGCAGAGGTGGCCGAAACGATTCAGGTCCCCGGCGCGTACGACTCGCCCCTCGCGGCCGACCGCCTCGCCCGCCGCGACGACATCGACGCCGTCGTCGTCATCGGCGCAATCGTCACCGGCGACACCGACCACGACCGCGTCATCGCCGACGCGACCGCGAAGTCGCTGACGGAGGTCTCGCTGGACCGCGACAAACCCGTCTCGTTCGGTGTCTCCGGCCCCGGCATGAGCGGCGCTGAGGCACGCGAACGCATCAGCAAAGGTGCGGAAGCGGTTTACGCTGCGACTGATATGGTGGAGGCGTTGGCATGA
- a CDS encoding type IV pilin, translating into MKIRQLLADDGAVSPVIGVILMVAITVILAAVIGTFVLGLGEQTATAPQASFSFDFTDNDQTSTDDADVLSITHESGTAISSERLTFAVSGATAVDADESTSATFAIAGTSGDTSWDDLSPGTVSAGNTVTLDGGDFLYDLNGGGEVVADGANDDTSGGDGDEEALDLSGATVRIVWTSESGENSATIQTWTGPEA; encoded by the coding sequence ATGAAAATAAGACAACTACTAGCAGACGATGGTGCAGTCTCGCCGGTCATCGGCGTGATTCTGATGGTCGCGATCACGGTGATTCTCGCGGCCGTTATCGGGACGTTCGTCCTCGGACTGGGTGAGCAGACCGCGACTGCTCCGCAGGCGAGTTTCAGTTTCGACTTCACGGATAACGACCAGACGTCAACCGATGACGCAGACGTCCTCTCGATTACACACGAATCTGGGACTGCAATCAGTTCGGAACGATTGACCTTTGCAGTATCTGGTGCGACTGCTGTCGACGCTGACGAGTCCACGTCAGCAACGTTCGCAATCGCGGGAACTTCGGGAGACACGTCTTGGGATGACCTGTCGCCGGGTACTGTGAGTGCAGGTAACACAGTCACGTTAGATGGCGGTGACTTCCTGTACGATCTCAACGGAGGGGGCGAAGTAGTGGCGGATGGTGCTAACGACGATACTTCCGGTGGGGACGGCGACGAGGAAGCACTCGACCTGAGCGGTGCAACGGTCCGTATCGTCTGGACCTCGGAGTCCGGTGAGAACTCTGCGACGATTCAGACGTGGACCGGCCCCGAGGCCTAA
- a CDS encoding DEAD/DEAH box helicase — protein MRVRDLPLSAALVSHYESDGIEELYPPQAAAVEAGVAEGGRVVAAIPTASGKTFIAELAMLTADGPALYIVPLRALAREKYETFDQLPGVSVGISTGDFDADEAELGDHDIVVATSEKVDSAIRNGAPWVERLACVVVDEVHLLGAPGRGPTLEVTLATLQRRVPDLQLVALSATVDNPEVIADWLDAALVESTWRPVSLRTGVYADESVAFDDGTDLDVVVPPTGPNDDEATEATVALVEDAVETGGQCLAFVRSRREAEALADRLADEDLSPAPTLGDELDELGGTATGRQLSECARTGVGFHHAGLRSAHRVAVENAFRDRRLAVICATPTLAAGVNVPARRVVIRDQKRYTGDAMEWIPVLDVHQMCGRAGRPHLDPFGEAVLVGDADTKAELFDRYVTADAEAVDSQFDDPEALRTHVLSVVASGFADSLDGVADVFSATYYAHQNPSVDLAELVADVVSELEAMELLDATDGTLSATTLGAQTSRQYVSPTTGARIVSGIRTIGGMADEHVTARTALEVVCDTPDMHDTYLGNRERALMYQYARSHAAEFTTAMHDADPFEEWLTAVKTARILHEWTEGSDIEELVERYRIGPGDVESRVERAEWLLGAADALCAALDTDVPEFREVRALLSP, from the coding sequence ATGCGTGTGCGTGACCTCCCGCTGTCGGCGGCCCTCGTCTCCCACTACGAGTCGGACGGTATCGAGGAACTCTACCCGCCGCAGGCCGCCGCGGTCGAGGCGGGCGTCGCGGAGGGCGGCCGCGTCGTCGCCGCTATTCCGACCGCCAGCGGCAAGACGTTCATCGCGGAACTCGCCATGCTCACCGCCGACGGGCCGGCGCTCTACATCGTCCCGCTTCGCGCGCTCGCCCGCGAGAAGTACGAGACGTTCGACCAACTCCCCGGCGTGAGCGTCGGCATCTCCACCGGCGACTTCGACGCGGACGAGGCGGAACTCGGCGACCACGACATCGTCGTCGCCACGAGCGAGAAGGTCGACTCGGCGATTCGAAACGGCGCGCCGTGGGTCGAACGCCTCGCCTGCGTCGTCGTCGACGAGGTCCACCTCCTCGGCGCGCCGGGGCGCGGACCGACGCTCGAAGTCACGCTGGCCACGCTCCAGCGCCGCGTCCCGGACCTCCAGCTCGTCGCCCTCTCGGCGACCGTCGACAACCCCGAGGTCATCGCCGACTGGCTCGACGCGGCGTTGGTCGAGAGCACGTGGCGACCCGTCTCGCTCCGTACCGGCGTCTACGCCGACGAGAGCGTCGCGTTCGACGACGGCACGGACCTCGACGTGGTCGTCCCCCCGACCGGCCCGAACGACGACGAGGCCACCGAAGCCACCGTCGCGCTCGTCGAAGACGCGGTCGAGACGGGCGGGCAGTGCCTAGCGTTCGTCCGGTCGCGCCGCGAGGCCGAGGCGCTCGCCGACCGCCTCGCCGACGAAGACCTCTCGCCCGCGCCCACCCTCGGCGACGAACTCGACGAACTCGGCGGCACCGCGACCGGCCGCCAGCTCTCGGAGTGCGCCCGGACCGGCGTCGGCTTCCACCACGCCGGCCTGCGGAGCGCCCACCGGGTCGCCGTCGAGAACGCGTTTCGGGACCGCCGGCTCGCGGTCATTTGCGCGACGCCGACGCTCGCCGCCGGGGTGAACGTCCCCGCTCGGCGGGTCGTCATCCGCGACCAGAAGCGCTACACCGGCGACGCGATGGAATGGATTCCCGTCCTCGACGTGCACCAGATGTGCGGCCGCGCCGGCCGCCCGCACCTCGACCCGTTCGGCGAGGCGGTCCTCGTCGGCGACGCGGACACGAAAGCCGAACTGTTCGACCGCTACGTCACCGCCGACGCGGAGGCCGTGGACTCGCAGTTCGACGACCCCGAGGCGCTCCGGACGCACGTCCTCTCGGTCGTCGCCTCCGGGTTCGCCGACAGCCTCGACGGCGTCGCCGACGTGTTCTCGGCGACCTACTACGCCCACCAGAACCCGAGCGTGGACCTCGCGGAACTCGTCGCCGACGTGGTCTCGGAGCTCGAAGCGATGGAGCTCCTCGACGCGACGGACGGGACGCTGTCGGCGACGACGCTGGGCGCACAGACCTCCAGACAGTACGTCTCGCCGACGACGGGGGCGCGCATCGTCTCGGGCATCCGGACCATCGGGGGGATGGCAGACGAACACGTCACCGCCCGGACCGCCCTCGAAGTCGTCTGCGACACGCCGGACATGCACGACACCTACCTCGGCAACCGAGAACGGGCGCTCATGTACCAGTACGCCCGGAGCCACGCCGCGGAGTTCACCACCGCGATGCACGACGCCGACCCCTTCGAGGAGTGGCTGACGGCGGTCAAGACCGCCCGCATCCTCCACGAGTGGACCGAGGGCTCGGACATCGAGGAACTCGTCGAGCGCTACCGAATCGGGCCGGGCGACGTTGAGTCCCGCGTGGAGCGCGCCGAGTGGTTGCTGGGCGCGGCCGACGCGCTCTGTGCCGCCCTCGACACCGACGTGCCCGAGTTCCGCGAGGTCCGGGCGCTCCTGTCGCCCTGA
- a CDS encoding ABC transporter ATP-binding protein yields MNHIIELQRVWKRYDTGGEVVEALKDVDFHADPGEFVAVMGPSGSGKSTMLNVLGLLDTPTEGTVFLDGQDVTDLSDREMTIHRKRFIGFIFQSFHLIPTLSALENVEMPTLFGDDPTARDRATNLLERVGLGERLDHRPDQLSGGQKQRVAIARALINEPRILLADEPTGNLDRKTGRSVLDLFDEIRREDDVAVIAVTHDPQLGDYADRTVELIDGRIQ; encoded by the coding sequence ATGAACCACATCATCGAACTCCAACGCGTCTGGAAGCGCTACGACACCGGCGGCGAGGTCGTCGAGGCGCTCAAGGACGTGGACTTCCACGCCGACCCCGGCGAGTTCGTCGCCGTCATGGGGCCCTCCGGGAGCGGGAAGTCCACGATGCTGAACGTCCTCGGCCTCCTCGACACGCCGACAGAGGGGACCGTTTTCCTCGACGGACAGGACGTGACCGACCTCTCCGACCGGGAGATGACGATCCACAGAAAGCGCTTCATCGGCTTCATCTTCCAGAGCTTCCACCTGATTCCGACGCTGTCGGCGCTGGAAAACGTGGAGATGCCGACGCTGTTCGGCGACGACCCGACCGCCCGCGACCGAGCGACGAATCTGCTCGAACGCGTCGGCCTCGGGGAGCGACTCGACCACCGACCCGACCAGCTTTCGGGCGGGCAGAAACAGCGCGTCGCCATCGCGCGGGCGCTCATCAACGAGCCGCGCATCCTCCTCGCCGACGAGCCGACGGGGAACCTCGACCGGAAGACCGGCCGGAGCGTCCTCGACCTGTTCGACGAGATTCGCCGCGAGGACGACGTGGCGGTCATCGCCGTCACCCACGACCCGCAACTCGGCGACTACGCGGACCGAACGGTCGAACTCATCGACGGGAGGATACAGTGA
- a CDS encoding pyridoxal phosphate-dependent aminotransferase: protein MNFDFSDRVGRVEPSATLAISNLASELEAQGEDVVDLSVGAPDFPTPDNITQAAKDALDAGHTSYTSSNGIPELKDAIAAKLRGNGVDAEADEVIVTPGGKQALFETFQTLVDDGDEVVLLDPAWVSYEAMVKLAGGTLSRIDLAQHDFRLEPALDELAETVSDETKLLVVNSPSNPTGGVFSDAALEGVRDLAVEHDFAVISDEIYERIVYDGFEHTSLGSLDGMEDRTITINGFSKAFSMTGWRLGYLHAPSDLISQAGKLHSHSVSCAVNFVQHAGVEALSERTDDDVEEMRQAFEARRDMLVDLLAEHDVDVAVPKGAFYMMLPVDDDDQAWCEGAIQDAKVATVPGSAFNAPGYARISYAASEERLREAVERLAEHDYI, encoded by the coding sequence ATGAACTTCGATTTCAGCGACCGAGTCGGCCGCGTCGAACCGAGCGCGACGCTCGCCATCTCGAACCTCGCGAGCGAACTGGAAGCGCAGGGCGAAGACGTGGTCGACCTCTCGGTCGGCGCACCGGACTTCCCGACCCCGGACAACATCACGCAGGCGGCGAAGGACGCCCTTGACGCGGGACACACGAGCTACACCTCGTCGAACGGAATCCCGGAACTCAAGGACGCAATCGCGGCGAAGCTCCGCGGGAACGGCGTCGACGCCGAGGCCGACGAGGTCATCGTCACGCCCGGCGGCAAGCAGGCGCTGTTCGAGACGTTCCAGACGCTCGTCGACGACGGCGACGAGGTCGTTCTCCTCGACCCCGCGTGGGTCTCCTACGAGGCGATGGTCAAACTCGCCGGCGGCACCCTCAGCCGCATCGACCTCGCGCAGCACGACTTCAGGCTCGAACCCGCGCTCGACGAACTCGCCGAGACGGTCTCCGACGAGACGAAGCTCCTCGTCGTCAACTCCCCGTCGAACCCGACGGGCGGCGTCTTCTCCGACGCGGCGCTCGAAGGCGTCCGCGACCTCGCGGTCGAACACGACTTCGCCGTCATCTCCGACGAGATTTACGAGCGCATCGTCTACGACGGCTTCGAGCACACCTCGCTGGGCTCCCTCGACGGGATGGAAGACCGCACCATCACCATCAACGGCTTCTCGAAGGCGTTCTCGATGACCGGCTGGCGGCTCGGCTACCTCCACGCCCCGTCGGACCTCATCTCGCAGGCCGGTAAGCTCCACTCGCATTCGGTCTCCTGCGCCGTGAACTTCGTCCAGCACGCCGGCGTCGAGGCGCTCTCGGAGCGCACCGACGACGACGTCGAGGAGATGCGCCAGGCGTTCGAGGCCCGCCGCGACATGCTCGTGGACCTCCTCGCCGAACACGACGTTGATGTCGCCGTCCCGAAGGGCGCGTTCTACATGATGCTCCCCGTGGACGACGACGACCAAGCGTGGTGTGAAGGTGCGATTCAGGACGCGAAGGTCGCGACCGTCCCCGGCAGCGCCTTCAACGCGCCGGGCTACGCTCGCATCTCCTACGCCGCGAGCGAAGAGCGCCTCCGCGAGGCCGTCGAGCGCCTCGCCGAGCACGACTACATCTAA
- a CDS encoding CARDB domain-containing protein has protein sequence MSRRALSVALLVVVVLAGLPAPTLGAEATAYIDDVSVSPAQPTPGERFILSTIVQNAQNSPSNLQVTDVYVRTAGGSSDLARAEDLGTIPPGSDLDIPLSVRLADAGTYDLRVTVVGRSDGSIQRLQYPVVVRVREGGPQVTVEVGDAVIGTETPVQVTVSNGEEEVARNLRLSVAAEDATVRNDTRVVPRLDSGQAQTFRFDVTPGATESEVTATLRYTTADGNARTTTTTAPLAADELRENVRLDATLGEGARPAVVVDVTNLGNAPLEDLVLSLRDGGSTVVGTPVGTVAAESTRTVRLNVSSVDRATLDVVADYETGGRDGSAATTIDYVAAPGQISLTGVDVEHEDGKIHISGSASNVGLSDAQSVVVRVVPTDGVTPERPYKEYFVGSVPASDFASFDLYATVDDGVAAVPVEVSYLADGRERTVETTVDVSDLSQPVDSNDGGGGDLGTTLLLVGGLVALLVVVGVGIYAYRRR, from the coding sequence ATGAGCAGGCGTGCCCTCTCGGTCGCCCTTCTCGTCGTCGTCGTGCTCGCCGGGCTCCCGGCACCGACGCTCGGCGCGGAGGCGACCGCCTACATCGACGACGTCTCCGTCTCGCCCGCACAGCCGACGCCGGGCGAGCGGTTCATCCTCTCGACTATCGTACAGAACGCACAGAACAGCCCGTCGAACCTCCAAGTGACTGACGTGTACGTCCGCACCGCTGGCGGGTCGAGCGACCTCGCGCGGGCCGAAGACCTCGGGACGATTCCGCCCGGGAGCGACCTCGACATCCCGCTTTCGGTCAGACTCGCCGATGCGGGAACCTACGACCTCCGCGTGACCGTCGTCGGCCGGAGCGACGGCAGCATCCAGCGACTCCAGTACCCCGTCGTCGTCCGCGTCCGCGAGGGCGGCCCGCAGGTGACCGTCGAGGTCGGCGACGCGGTCATCGGCACGGAGACGCCCGTTCAGGTCACCGTCTCGAACGGCGAGGAGGAGGTGGCGCGCAACCTTCGGCTATCGGTGGCCGCCGAGGACGCGACCGTGCGGAACGACACCCGCGTCGTTCCGCGCCTCGACTCCGGACAGGCCCAGACGTTCCGGTTCGACGTGACGCCCGGCGCGACCGAGTCCGAGGTGACGGCGACGCTTCGCTACACCACCGCCGACGGTAACGCCCGAACGACGACGACGACCGCACCGCTCGCCGCCGACGAACTCCGAGAGAACGTCCGCCTCGACGCGACCCTCGGCGAGGGGGCTCGTCCCGCGGTCGTCGTCGACGTGACGAACCTCGGCAACGCGCCTCTCGAAGACCTCGTCCTCTCGCTGCGGGACGGCGGTTCGACCGTCGTCGGAACACCGGTCGGCACCGTCGCGGCCGAGTCCACCCGGACCGTCCGGCTGAACGTCTCGTCGGTCGACCGCGCGACGCTCGACGTGGTCGCCGACTACGAGACCGGCGGGCGCGACGGCTCCGCGGCGACGACCATCGACTACGTCGCCGCTCCCGGCCAGATTTCGCTCACCGGCGTCGACGTGGAGCACGAAGACGGGAAGATACACATCTCGGGCAGCGCGAGCAACGTCGGTCTCAGCGACGCCCAGAGCGTCGTCGTCCGGGTCGTCCCGACCGATGGCGTCACCCCCGAGCGCCCCTACAAGGAGTACTTCGTCGGCTCGGTGCCCGCGAGCGACTTCGCCTCGTTCGACCTCTACGCCACCGTCGACGACGGCGTGGCCGCCGTCCCGGTCGAGGTGAGCTACCTCGCCGACGGCCGCGAGCGGACCGTCGAAACGACGGTGGACGTGAGCGACCTCTCGCAACCCGTCGACTCGAACGACGGCGGCGGCGGGGACCTCGGCACCACGCTCCTCCTCGTCGGCGGCCTCGTCGCCCTCCTCGTCGTGGTGGGCGTTGGAATCTACGCCTACAGACGACGCTGA
- the rbcL gene encoding type III ribulose-bisphosphate carboxylase — translation MGITYEDFLDLEYEPTDEDLVCTFRIDPATGMSTEAAASRVASESSNGTWAALQTGADFTDMGATTFDIDGDLIKVAYPAGLFEPGNMPQVLSCIAGNIMGMKAVDTIRLLDCEWPEEIVSSYPGPLYGSSVREEIFGVTDRPITATVPKPKVGLSTAAHAQVGYDAWVGGVDLLKDDENLTDQAFNPFSDRLTESLSLRDDAEDETGEKKSYLINVTADTQTMLDRVDEVAAQGGEYVMVDIITAGWAGLQTVRERTEKHGLAIHAHRAMHAAFDRLPAHGVSMRVLAQISRLCGVDQLHTGTAGLGKLANEDTVGINDWLTGDLYGTTDVLPVASGGLHPGLLPDLLDATGTNVCVQLGGGIHGHPDGTRAGAVALRSAIDAYAEGRSITEAAEETPELAVALDKWGTETPR, via the coding sequence ATGGGTATCACGTACGAAGACTTCCTCGACCTCGAGTACGAACCGACCGACGAGGACCTCGTCTGCACCTTCCGCATCGACCCCGCGACGGGGATGTCGACGGAGGCGGCAGCGAGTCGCGTGGCTTCGGAGTCCTCCAACGGCACGTGGGCGGCCCTCCAGACCGGTGCGGACTTCACCGACATGGGCGCGACGACGTTCGACATCGACGGCGACCTCATCAAGGTCGCCTACCCCGCCGGGCTGTTCGAACCCGGCAACATGCCGCAGGTGCTGTCGTGCATCGCCGGCAACATCATGGGCATGAAGGCGGTCGACACGATTCGCCTCCTCGACTGCGAATGGCCCGAGGAAATCGTCTCGTCGTACCCCGGCCCGCTGTACGGGTCGTCGGTCCGCGAGGAGATATTCGGCGTCACCGACCGCCCCATCACGGCGACGGTCCCCAAGCCGAAGGTCGGCCTCTCGACGGCGGCGCACGCGCAGGTCGGCTACGACGCGTGGGTCGGCGGCGTCGACCTCCTGAAAGACGACGAGAACCTGACCGACCAAGCGTTCAACCCCTTCTCAGACCGCCTGACTGAGTCGCTGTCGCTCCGCGACGACGCCGAGGACGAGACGGGCGAGAAGAAATCGTACCTCATCAACGTCACCGCCGACACCCAGACGATGCTCGACCGCGTCGACGAGGTGGCCGCGCAGGGCGGCGAGTACGTCATGGTGGACATCATCACCGCTGGCTGGGCGGGCCTCCAGACCGTCCGCGAGCGCACCGAGAAACACGGGCTGGCGATTCACGCCCACCGCGCCATGCACGCCGCCTTCGACCGGCTCCCGGCCCACGGCGTCTCGATGCGGGTGCTCGCGCAGATAAGTCGCCTCTGCGGCGTCGACCAACTCCACACCGGCACCGCCGGCCTCGGCAAACTCGCCAACGAGGACACCGTCGGCATCAACGACTGGCTCACGGGCGACCTCTACGGGACGACCGACGTGCTGCCGGTCGCCTCGGGCGGCCTCCACCCCGGTCTGCTCCCCGACCTGCTCGACGCCACGGGGACGAACGTCTGCGTCCAACTCGGCGGCGGCATCCACGGTCACCCCGACGGTACTCGCGCGGGTGCGGTCGCGCTTCGGTCGGCCATCGACGCCTACGCCGAGGGGCGGTCAATCACCGAGGCCGCCGAGGAGACGCCGGAACTCGCCGTCGCCCTCGACAAGTGGGGGACGGAGACGCCGCGGTAG